The following are encoded in a window of Sulfurimonas hongkongensis genomic DNA:
- a CDS encoding CopG family transcriptional regulator, whose amino-acid sequence MKKAINIRMDEALLTDLDSYAHELERSRTYIIEKAVSTYFDTLDEMISDKRIDELKAGKTEVYSLEEVAQRLGLS is encoded by the coding sequence ATGAAAAAAGCTATAAATATTAGAATGGATGAAGCCCTATTAACTGATTTAGACTCTTATGCTCACGAACTTGAGCGGTCACGTACTTATATTATTGAAAAAGCAGTAAGTACATACTTTGATACACTAGATGAAATGATTTCAGACAAAAGAATAGATGAACTTAAAGCTGGAAAAACCGAAGTTTATTCTCTTGAAGAGGTAGCACAAAGACTTGGATTAAGCTGA
- a CDS encoding type II toxin-antitoxin system RelE family toxin yields MFKIIVPKATFKELEKIDIKNQKLIFEKIKDLESGNFRADKTLKGKHKGKFRKRAGNYRIVYLKENDILVITLIRIAHRKEVY; encoded by the coding sequence ATGTTTAAAATTATTGTTCCCAAGGCTACTTTCAAAGAGTTAGAAAAAATTGATATAAAAAATCAAAAACTAATTTTTGAAAAAATCAAAGATTTAGAGTCTGGAAACTTCAGGGCAGACAAGACTTTAAAAGGTAAACATAAAGGCAAGTTTAGAAAAAGAGCTGGAAACTATAGGATTGTATATTTAAAAGAAAACGACATCTTAGTTATCACTCTTATTAGAATTGCACACAGGAAAGAAGTTTACTAA
- a CDS encoding copper-transporting P-type ATPase, with product MSQEIKECCQVDYSKKQDDVYTCPMHPEVRQNTPGSCPKCGMALEREIKAVSSSSTKYTCPMHPEIIQDHPGNCPKCGMALEPMTVEADEDTDELDYMSKRFWISLVLSTPVFIVSMTSDLAPQLLPSTISMLSIQWFLFVLATPVVLWGGWPFFVRGYNSIRSWNLNMFTLIAIGVSAAYIYSLFALFLPSLFPPLMQTEDGLVHVYFEAAAVITTLVLLGQVLELRARSKTNSAIKTLLNLAPKQAHRIDAEGGEEDIGLELVHVGDKLRIKPGEKIPVDGVVLEGQSNLDESMITGEPILVSKTKGDQLIGATLNENGTLIMQAQKVGSDTMLSQIVEMVSKAQRSRAPIQQLADTVSSYFVPAVVIVAILAFFAWFLFGPEPRLAYAIVSAVAVLIIACPCALGLATPISIMVGTGRAALSGILIKDAKTLETMERVDTLIVDKTGTLTLGKPKVTSFLVEDGFDEKSILKYAASLERVSEHPLAEAVVEYAKDNDVELSEVLNFNSITGKGIEGEIQNRKVALGSESFLESLGVSTQSIIKEAETLREEGKGVIFMAVDSEFCAIIGIEDPIKTTSAEAIKELIKEGIRVVVISGDNETTAKAVAKKLGIDEVHAGIMPDGKAKIVKELQEKGAVVAMAGDGINDAPALAQADVGIAMGTGTDVAIESAGITLIKGDLLSIVKVLKLSRATMKNIRQNLFFAFVYNSAGVPIAAGVLYPYFGILLSPVIAAAAMSFSSVSVIVNALRLKNTKI from the coding sequence ATGAGCCAAGAGATTAAAGAGTGTTGTCAGGTAGATTATTCCAAAAAACAAGATGATGTTTATACCTGTCCTATGCATCCAGAGGTTCGTCAAAATACCCCAGGGTCTTGTCCAAAATGTGGAATGGCGTTAGAGAGAGAGATCAAAGCGGTAAGCTCAAGCTCTACCAAGTACACTTGTCCTATGCATCCAGAGATTATACAAGACCATCCGGGAAACTGTCCTAAGTGTGGAATGGCACTAGAGCCTATGACAGTTGAGGCCGATGAAGACACAGATGAGCTTGACTATATGAGTAAAAGGTTTTGGATTAGTTTAGTCTTGTCTACTCCTGTTTTTATTGTTTCAATGACAAGTGATTTAGCACCACAGCTTTTGCCTAGCACTATCTCGATGTTAAGCATCCAGTGGTTTCTTTTTGTTCTTGCGACCCCAGTAGTTCTTTGGGGTGGCTGGCCTTTTTTTGTAAGAGGATACAACTCCATTAGATCATGGAACTTAAATATGTTTACGCTTATCGCCATCGGTGTAAGTGCTGCATATATCTATAGTCTTTTTGCTCTGTTTTTACCAAGTCTCTTTCCGCCTCTAATGCAGACTGAGGATGGTTTGGTTCATGTCTATTTTGAAGCGGCAGCTGTTATTACGACTTTGGTTTTACTAGGACAAGTTTTAGAGTTAAGGGCTAGAAGTAAAACAAATAGTGCGATTAAAACACTCCTAAATCTTGCACCAAAACAAGCTCATCGCATAGATGCAGAGGGAGGGGAAGAAGATATAGGTCTTGAGTTGGTTCATGTTGGAGATAAGCTTAGGATTAAACCGGGCGAAAAAATCCCTGTAGATGGAGTAGTTTTAGAGGGTCAAAGTAATCTTGATGAGTCTATGATAACGGGAGAGCCTATTTTAGTGTCAAAAACTAAAGGCGACCAGCTTATAGGTGCGACTTTAAATGAAAATGGCACTCTAATTATGCAGGCTCAAAAAGTTGGTAGTGATACAATGCTCTCTCAAATAGTAGAGATGGTATCAAAAGCTCAACGCTCACGAGCACCTATTCAACAGCTTGCAGATACGGTATCTAGTTACTTTGTTCCAGCGGTTGTGATAGTAGCGATATTGGCATTTTTTGCTTGGTTCTTATTTGGACCAGAGCCTCGTTTGGCTTATGCTATTGTATCTGCTGTAGCGGTTTTAATCATCGCCTGCCCATGTGCCTTAGGATTGGCTACTCCTATCTCTATAATGGTAGGAACAGGCAGAGCTGCACTCTCTGGAATTCTTATAAAAGATGCAAAAACACTGGAGACTATGGAGAGAGTTGATACTCTTATAGTTGATAAAACAGGAACTTTGACACTAGGAAAGCCAAAAGTTACAAGCTTTTTAGTAGAAGATGGTTTTGATGAGAAAAGTATTTTAAAGTATGCTGCGAGTTTGGAGCGAGTAAGTGAGCATCCTTTAGCTGAGGCAGTAGTTGAGTATGCTAAAGATAATGATGTAGAACTTAGTGAAGTTCTAAATTTTAACTCTATAACTGGAAAAGGCATCGAGGGCGAGATACAAAACAGAAAGGTTGCACTTGGAAGTGAGAGCTTCTTAGAGAGTTTAGGAGTATCTACACAAAGCATAATTAAAGAAGCAGAAACTTTACGAGAAGAGGGCAAAGGTGTTATCTTTATGGCTGTAGATAGTGAATTTTGTGCCATTATAGGGATTGAAGATCCTATAAAAACCACATCAGCAGAGGCTATAAAAGAGCTTATAAAAGAGGGCATTAGAGTTGTTGTTATAAGTGGAGACAATGAAACAACTGCTAAAGCAGTTGCTAAAAAACTCGGCATTGATGAAGTTCACGCTGGCATCATGCCTGATGGCAAAGCAAAAATAGTCAAAGAGTTACAAGAAAAAGGTGCAGTTGTAGCAATGGCAGGAGATGGCATAAACGATGCACCTGCCTTGGCACAAGCTGATGTTGGCATCGCTATGGGTACAGGAACTGATGTAGCGATAGAGAGTGCTGGCATAACTCTTATAAAAGGCGATTTGCTCTCAATCGTAAAAGTCCTGAAATTGAGTCGTGCTACTATGAAAAATATCAGACAAAATCTCTTTTTTGCCTTTGTTTACAATAGTGCAGGTGTTCCAATAGCAGCAGGGGTGCTTTATCCATACTTTGGAATTTTACTATCGCCTGTAATTGCTGCAGCTGCAATGAGTTTTAGTTCAGTCTCTGTTATAGTAAATGCTTTGCGTTTAAAAAACACAAAAATCTGA
- a CDS encoding SHOCT domain-containing protein, producing MGDYGMSGFGMWLGWLIPLLFIGALIYFMNANKKKDLSARDILDQRYAKGEISEEEYKAKRDAIK from the coding sequence ATGGGTGATTATGGAATGAGTGGATTTGGAATGTGGTTAGGTTGGTTGATACCATTACTCTTTATTGGGGCATTGATATACTTTATGAATGCTAATAAAAAAAAGGATTTATCAGCTAGAGATATTCTTGATCAAAGATATGCAAAGGGTGAGATTTCTGAAGAAGAGTATAAGGCTAAGAGAGACGCTATAAAGTAG